The following proteins come from a genomic window of Ovis canadensis isolate MfBH-ARS-UI-01 breed Bighorn chromosome 22, ARS-UI_OviCan_v2, whole genome shotgun sequence:
- the LOC138427493 gene encoding gastric triacylglycerol lipase-like, whose product MWWLLVTVCFIHMSGNAFCFLGKIAENPEASMNVSQMISFWGYPSEMHKVITADGYILQVYRIPHGKNDANHLGQRPVVFLQHGLLASATNWISNLPNNSLGFLLADAGYDVWLGNSRGNTWAREHLYYSPDSPEFWAFSFDEMAEYDLPSTIDFILKRTGQKKLHYVGHSQGTTIGFVAFSTNPTLAEKIEVFHALAPVATVKYTQSLFNKLALIPHFLFKIIFGNKMFYPHNFFEQFLGVEVCSRETLDVLCKNALFSITGADNKNFNMSRLDVYIAHNPAGTSVQNILHWRQAIKSGKFQAFDWGASVENLMHYNQPTPPIYNLTAMNVPIAVWSAGQDLLADPQDVDLLLSKLSNLIHYKEIPNYNHLDFIWAMDAPQEVYNEIISLMAEDKK is encoded by the exons TGTTTCCTTGGAAAAATTGCTGAGAACCCTGAAGCCAGTATGAATGTG AGTCAGATGATTTCCTTCTGGGGCTACCCAAGTGAGATGCATAAAGTTATAACTGCAGATGGCTATATCCTTCAAGTCTATCGGATTCCtcatggaaagaatgatgctaatcATTTAG GTCAGAGACCTGTTGTGTTTCTGCAGCATGGTCTTCTTGCCTCAGCTACAAACTGGATTTCCAACCTTCCCAACAACAGCCTGGGCTTCCTCCTGGCAGATGCTGGTTATGACGTGTGGCTGGGGAACAGCAGAGGAAACACTTGGGCCAGGGAACATTTATACTATTCACCAGACTCCCCTGAATTCTGGGCTTTCAG CTTTGATGAAATGGCTGAATATGACCTTCCATCTACAATTGATTTCATCTTAAAGAGAACAGGACAGAAGAAGCTACACTATGTTGGCCATTCCCAAGGCACCACCATTG GTTTTGTCGCCTTTTCTACCAATCCCACACTGGCTGAGAAAATCGAAGTCTTCCATGCATTAGCCCCAGTCGCCACAGTGAAGTACACCCAGAGCCTGTTTAACAAACTTGCGCTTATTCCTCACTTCCTCTTCAAG attatatttgGTAACAAAATGTTCTACCCACACAATTTTTTTGAACAATTTCTTGGTGTTGAAGTGTGCTCTCGTGAGACACTGGATGTCCTTTGTAAGAATGCCTTGTTTTCCATTACTGGAGCTGACAATAAAAACTTCAACATG AGTCGCTTAGATGTGTATATAGCACATAATCCAGCAGGAACTTCTGTTCAAAACATCCTCCACTGGAGACAG GCTATTAAGTCTGGGAAATTCCAAGCTTTTGACTGGGGAGCCTCAGTTGAGAACCTAATGCATTATAATCAG CCCACACCTCCCATCTACAATTTAACAGCCATGAATGTCCCAATTGCAGTATGGAGTGCTGGCCAAGACCTGTTGGCTGACCCTCAGGATGTTGACCTTTTGCTTTCAAAACTCTCTAATCTCATTCACTACAAGGAAATTCCAAATTACAATCATCTGGACTTTATCTGGGCAATGGATGCCCCTCAAGAAGTTTacaatgaaattatttctttgatgGCAGAAGACAAAAAGTAG